The following proteins come from a genomic window of Salvia hispanica cultivar TCC Black 2014 chromosome 4, UniMelb_Shisp_WGS_1.0, whole genome shotgun sequence:
- the LOC125223596 gene encoding probable 2-oxoglutarate-dependent dioxygenase At3g50210: protein MATDFTSIPLIDIGPLVEKWDDPNPTRDQSVAQVVQNLDKACRETGFFYVKGHGIPVSILKETRSISRQFFDLPCDEKLKIKLSPATGYRGYQHVGVNITKGVLDLHEAIDWYKDVKPGTYGSLGEAMEGCNQWPSDPSRFRDLMEDYVNRCTDLSRKILRGIALALGGPMDMFEGNIAGDPFWMGRIIGYPGVSHSNGKQISDAINDTGCGAHTDYGLLTLINQDDDITALQVRNIEGEWIPATPVPGTFVCNIGDMLKILTNGIYESTVHRVMNNSAKYRVCVAYFYETNYDAAVEPLEICVERSGGAKKFDRAVVYGKHLVGKLLNNFVF from the exons ATGGCCACCGACTTCACTTCCATCCCCTTGATTG ATATTGGTCCGCTGGTAGAGAAATGGGACGATCCCAACCCAACCCGAGATCAAAGTGTAGCACAAGTTGTTCAAAATTTGGACAAAGCTTGCAGAGAAACTGGCTTCTTTTACGTG AAGGGCCATGGGATTCCCGTTTCTATTCTTAAAGAAACTAGAAGTATATCTCGCCAGTTTTTCGATTTGCCATGTGATGAAAAgctcaaaataaaactatctCCAGCAACTGGATACAG AGGATATCAACATGTCGGAGTGAACATTACCAAAGGTGTACTTGACTTGCACGAAGCTATTGAT TGGTACAAAGATGTTAAACCAGGAACGTATGGAAGCCTTGGTGAAGCTATGGAAGGATGTAATCAGTG GCCAAGTGATCCTTCTCGTTTCAGAGATTTAATGGAGGATTATGTCAACCGTTGCACAG ATTTGTCCAGAAAGATATTAAGAGGGATAGCTCTGGCATTGGGCGGACCTATGGATATGTTCGAAGGTAATATAGCAGGAGATCCGTTTTGGATGGGTCGCATCATTGGATATCCTGGCGTCTCCCATTCCAACGGCAAGCAAATATCAGATGCCATAAATGATACTGGATG TGGAGCACACACCGACTACG GTTTACTAACATTGATTAATCAAGACGATGATATAACTGCACTGCAA GTGAGAAACATCGAAGGGGAGTGGATACCAGCTACACCTGTTCCAGGCACATTTGTTTGCAATATAGGCGACATGCTGAAG ATCTTAACGAATGGCATATACGAATCAACTGTGCATCGGGTGATGAACAACTCTGCGAAATACCGTGTCTGTGTTGCATACTTCTATGAG ACAAACTATGATGCTGCTGTAGAGCCACTGGAGATATGTGTGGAGAGGAGTGGTGGCGCTAAGAAGTTTGATAGAGCTGTTGTTTATGGGAAGCATTTGGTTGGTAAATTGCTGAACAATTTCGTCTTCTAG
- the LOC125218894 gene encoding kinesin-like protein KIN-5D, with protein sequence MEASQRRGGGGMVPISPSQTPRSSDRVVRDPRSGEGNFSGKHDKDRGVNVQVIVRCRPLSEDEARFHTPVVISCNDSRREVCAVQSIANKQIDRTFLFDKVFGPSSQQKDLYDQAVCPIVFEVLEGYTSTIFAYGQTGTGKTYTMEGGSRKKNGDIPSDAGVIPRAVRQIFDILEAQNAEYSLKVTFLELYNEEITDLLAPEECSKFIEDKSKKPIALMEDGKGGVFVRGLEEEIVTTADEIYKILEKGSAKRRTAETLLNKQSSRSHSVFSITIHIKECTPEGEEMIKCGKLNLVDLAGSENISRSGAREGRAREAGEINKSLLTLGRVINALVEHSGHIPYRDSKLTRLLRDSLGGKTKTCIIATISPSIHCLEETLSTLDYAHRAKNIKNKPEVNQKMMKSALIKDLYFEIDRLKQEVHAAREKNGIYVPKDRYLQDEAEKKVMLEKIEHMEIDIETKDKKLLELQDLYSSEQQLAVQLSDKLEISEKRLRETECALLDLEERHRQANATIKEKDYLISNLLKSEKALTEHALGLREELETAASDVSNLFAKIERKDKIEDNNRVLIQKFQSELAQQLEILHKAVASATTQQEHHLKEMEEDMHLFVSSKIEATEQLQDHLEKLKTMYGLGIKALEDLARELDGNSRSIFADLNTEVSKHSSDLEKLFKGIVTEANNVLHDLQESLHIQETKLTTYAQQQHEAHCRAVETTRSISQITVNFFKTVDGHASKLGEIVEESQTVTDHKLSDLEKKFEECAAMEERQLLTEMAELLAGSNARKKKLIQGAINELRESAASRTNKLQQEMSIMQSSTSSIKAEWTSYSERAESHYLKNTDLVERGKKEMKDVIQKGLNQAKLSAQQWRNARDSLLDQQKSNVISVHEIVRGGMDMVEELRGRYSCAVSSALEDAEVGSKNMLSSIDCSLQLDREACETLDSIINPCCDELRQLNSGHHHKIAEITQNAGKCLLEDYKMDLPSCSTPRRRSMKVPSIAFIENLKTTCLEMSKQANGDVKHVAARLPFTAIN encoded by the exons ATGGAAGCTTCACAGAGAAGAGGCGGCGGCGGAATGGTGCCTATATCACCGTCGCAAACACCTCGGTCCAGCGATAGGGTGGTGAGAGATCCGCGATCGGGAGAGGGGAATTTCAGCGGAAAGCACGATAAGGATAGAGGCGTCAATGTACAGGTCATTGTGCGATGCAG GCCTTTGAGTGAGGATGAGGCTAGATTCCATACACCTGTGGTGATTTCTTGCAATGACAGCAGAAGAGAAGTTTGTGCAGTTCAGAGTATTGCAAATAAGCAAATTGATAGGACTTTCCTATTTGACAAG GTCTTTGGTCCATCATCCCAGCAAAAGGATTTGTACGATCAAGCAGTATGCCCCATAGTATTTGAAGTTCTAGAAGGCTACACTTCTACCATCTTTGCCTACGGGCAAACTGGAACAGGGAAGACCTACACTATGGAGGGTGGGTCAAGAAAAAAG AATGGTGATATCCCAAGTGATGCTGGGGTTATTCCAAGAGCCGTTAGacaaatttttgatatattagaAGCTCAAAATGCTGAGTACAGCTTGAAGGTCACATTCTTAGAACTTTACAATGAGGAAATAACAGATCTTTTGGCGCCAGAAGAATGTTCGAAATTCATAGAAGACAAATCAAAGAAACCGATAGCTCTCATGGAGGATGGAAAAGGGGGAGTTTTTGTTAGGGGATTGGAAGAGGAGATTGTGACAACAGCTGATGAAATATATAAGATCTTAGAGAAAGGTTCTGCCAAGAGGAGAACGGCAGAGACCCTTCTCAACAAACAGAGCAGCCGTTCGCACTCTGTATTTTCTATCACTATTCATATCAAGGAGTGTACTCCAGAAGGAGAGGAGATGATCAAATGTGGGAAGCTAAACTTAGTCGACCTGGCTGGCTCGGAAAATATTTCACGTTCCGGTGCAAGAGAG GGAAGAGCAAGGGAAGCAGGTGAGATAAACAAAAGCTTGCTGACACTTGGTCGCGTCATAAATGCCTTGGTTGAACATTCTGGTCATATACCCTACAG AGATAGCAAGTTAACGAGGTTGCTGAGAGATTCTTTGGGAGGGAAAACAAAGACTTGTATAATTGCTACGATATCACCTTCCATCCACTGTTTAGAAGAGACACTCAGTACTTTAGATTATGCTCATCGTGCCAAAAACATAAAGAACAAACCTGAG GTCAATCAGAAGATGATGAAGTCAGCTCTGATCAAGGATTTATACTTTGAGATTGATCGACTAAAACAAG AGGTGCATGCtgcaagagagaaaaatggaaTCTATGTTCCAAAAGATCGTTATCTCCAGGATGAGGCAGAGAAAAAG GTGATGTTAGAGAAGATAGAGCATATGGAAATTGACATAGAGACCAAGGATAAG AAACTATTGGAGCTCCAGGACTTATATAGTTCTGAGCAGCAATTGGCTGTTCAGCTGAGCGACAAACTTGAGATATCTGAG AAAAGGCTACGGGAAACTGAATGTGCATTGCTTGATCTCGAAGAAAGACACAGGCAGGCAAATGcaacaataaaagaaaaggacTACCTGATATCGAACCTGCTTAAGTCTG AGAAAGCACTCACTGAGCACGCACTAGGCCTCCGAGAGGAACTAGAAACTGCTGCATCAGATGTGTCTAATTTGTTCGCCAAGATTG AGAGGAAGGATAAAATTGAAGACAACAATCGAGTGCTTATACAGAAATTCCAATCCGAATTGGCTCAGCAGCTTGAGATCTTACATAAGGCGGTAGCATCTGCCACCACGCAACAAGAACACCACCTTAAAGAAATGGAAGAAGATATGCATTTGTTTGTATCTTCAAAGATAGAG GCTACTGAACAACTTCAAGATCATCTAGAGAAATTGAAAACCATGTATGGCTTGGGAATCAAGGCTTTAGAAGATTTAGCTAGAGAACTTGATGGTAACTCTCGATCGATATTTGCTGACCTGAATACTGAAGTTTCCAAGCATTCTTCAGACTTAGAAAAG CTTTTCAAAGGGATTGTTACTGAGGCAAATAATGTACTTCATGACCTTCAAGAAAGTTTACATATTCAGGAGACTAAATTGACTACCTATGCGCAACAGCAACATGAG GCTCATTGCAGAGCTGTCGAAACAACAAGGTCAATATCCCAGATTACAGTAAACTTCTTCAAGACTGTAGATGGACATGCATCAAAACTAGGTGAAATTGTGGAAGAATCACAGACAGTTACTGATCACAAGTTATCTGATCTCGAAAAGAAGTTTGAG GAGTGTGCTGCGATGGAAGAGAGACAACTACTCACAGAAATGGCAGAACTGCTAGCAGGATCAAATGCTAGGAAGAAGAAATTA ATACAAGGTGCAATCAATGAACTCCGGGAGAGTGCGGCCAGTAGAACTAACAAATTACAGCAAGAGATGTCAATCATGCAAAGCTCAACTTCTTCTATCAAAGCAGAATGGACAAGCTACTCAGAGAGAGCTGAATCTCATTATCTCAAGAATACAGATTTAGtggagagagggaaaaaagaGATGAAAGATGTTATCCAGAAGGG GTTGAATCAAGCTAAATTAAGTGCACAGCAATGGAGAAATGCCCGGGACTCCCTTCTGGATCAACAGAAGAGCAATGTCATTTCAGTTCATGAGATTGTTAG GGGAGGAATGGATATGGTTGAAGAATTGCGTGGCAGGTACTCATGTGCTGTGAGTTCGGCACTGGAAGATGCAGAAGTAGGAAGCAAGAACATGCTCTCATCCATTGATT GTTCATTACAACTTGATCGTGAGGCATGTGAGACTCTCGACTCGATTATCAACCCATGTTGTGATGAGTTGAGGCAACTGAATAGCGGACACCATCACAAGATTGCGGAAATCACTCAAAATGCAGGAAAATGCCTCCTAGAAGATTACAAG ATGGATCTGCCCTCGTGCTCGACACCAAGAAGGAGATCGATGAAGGTTCCAAGCATCGCGTTCATCGAGAATCTCAAGACCACTTGTTTGGAGATGTCCAAGCAAGCGAATGGTGACGTAAAGCATGTTGCTGCTCGCCTTCCCTTCACAGCCATCAACTAA